One Sebastes umbrosus isolate fSebUmb1 chromosome 6, fSebUmb1.pri, whole genome shotgun sequence DNA window includes the following coding sequences:
- the si:dkey-261h17.1 gene encoding uncharacterized protein si:dkey-261h17.1 codes for MSSTCFQLGVTKTPSSSGSSVFVGILVTGLLAALAITVGYLKCQRRTDTKGVRLAEEAYPADQENQGNTLVSVAPLNPPPETPEKPSVNGETPEADKTQTPPPPTNGHSTTKTADTEL; via the exons ATGTCTTCAACTTGTTTCCAGCTGGGTGTGACAAAGACCCCATCATCATCAGGTTCCTCCGTCTTTGTGGGAATACTGGTCACTGGTCTGCTCGCCGCCCTCGCCATCACTGTAGGTTACCTTAAATGCCAACGCAGGACTGATACCAAGGGAGTGAGGCTG GCAGAGGAGGCCTACCCAGCAGATCAGGAGAACCAGGGGAACACTCTTGTGTCTGTGGCCCCCCTCAACCCCCCTCCGGAAACCCCGGAGAAACCCAGCGTAAACGGAGAGACCCCGGAGGCTGACAAGACCcagactcctcctcctcccaccaacGGCCACTCCACCACCAAGACAGCAGACACCGAGCTGTGA